The Leishmania infantum JPCM5 genome chromosome 26 DNA window AATGCTACCCATCCGCGTCGTTGTGAAGACCGCcgttctcctccccccactctATCCGTGCGgctccgctctctctctccaaaACGGTTGAAAAGGGCATGCGAGTAGGGAGGAGGACGCCAGCCCTCGCGCGACGTGAGAGAGCCCACGGACAAGATACGAGCTGGACAAGCTGATGTGGTGTACCCCTcgaacgcgcgcgcatgcgcccTATgagtgtttgtgtgtgtgtgtgtgtgtgtgatgagGGGGATGCGCGCTACGCGTGGCGGAAAGCGCGAGCTCACTTTCGTTTCTCCTtatttttcgttttctttcgAAGACATGTGAGCCTCTGGCCACGTACCATCGAGCACATAAACGCGTGTGCCAGAGAAAGGGCGTGGTCATCGCAGACGGCATGGCTGTATCTCGCatcagctctctctctcacacagGTTTTACCTCACCTCTAGTGAGCTCTCAGCCGCTGCTTCCGGCCGTGCCGCTGATGCGGGGACGTAAAGTGGCGGCGAACCGCCTCTGTCTCCCCGCTTTCGTCATTCATTACCTCAGTCGCTCCTCCGGTGGGCGGTgtgtgggggaaggggggtcGGGCCGTTGCAAGCACGATAAGACGCGATATCTCAGTTGAATGCCGCATTGCCTCACACAGGGCTCTTCTCTTTATCCCTTCACctgcgcccctcctcctcgccttcctcctccatccaCATACGCGCCCATAGGAACGCaacccccgccctcctcctcctcctcccctccatcGCTCTCTCCGGTGTGGAGGTAGTAACTTGGACGAGCACACATTTTCCTCTACACCCATCGGGGCATaagccgagagagagagccatcTCCAGCAAAAGCGACGCACAGCCAGACGAGGAGACTTTGTCAGCTTGGCTGTCGTacctcgctgctgttgctgctgctgcctcatCCAACGTTGTCATCACCATCACTTCATTTCACTCTTACTTTTCCGTCGTCAGAGACAGTTGCGAAGGACCTGTTGGAGAGTCGCCATGCCTTTGAACGGTActgctggcgctggtgctccGTCACCGAGCGCGCATCCGCAGGCTGGTACAGCTTCGTGCACCaggagcagcaccaccgaTCTTACTGAGCACCCTGCGGTACCGACAGCTCACAGTGAAGCCCACGCGCGCGGCCTTCTTCAAAGCCTCCCAGGCAACCGTATCCTCGTCActggtggcagcggcttcaTCGGTAGCGCCTTCATCCGCCACTTGCTCATGTACGCTCCGGCGTCGGTGCACGTATTTAACCTGGACACGCTCGAGTACTGCGCCGGTGTTGACGCGGTCCTCGGACCCCTCGCTGCGACGAGAGATGATGatcgcgcagccgcggacagtcgcgcgccggcgtcggagGGTGCGAACGGCACTGTCGCTTCTTGTTTCTTGTCCTGTGACGTCTCACCAGTATCACGTTACCATTTCATCGCCGGTTCTATCCTGGATGCGACCCGTGTGCTAGAAGCACTGCGCACCCATCATATTGACATTATTGTGCACATGgccgcacagacgcacgtcGATCACAGCTTCTCCAGAAGCATACTCTTCACCCAGGTGAATGTTgtgggcacgcacacgctacTGGAGTGCGCGCGGCAGTACGGCCAGCTGACGCGCTTCTTATACATGAGCACGGATGAGGTGTACGGTGAAACCCCCGCAACAGCGCAGCCGGCTAACGAGGCGTCGACAGTGCTGTGCCCAACGAACCCGTACGCGGCGACGAAGGCCGCAGCGGAGCACCTCGTTTCCGCCTATTATCACTCATTCAAGCTGCCCATGCTTATCTCCCGCGGCAACAACGTCTTCGGGCCCGGCCAGTATCCTGAGAAGGTGATCCCAAGCTTCATTgtgcatgcgctgcgccgggAGCGGCTGCCGATCCACGGCGATGGCCACCATCAGCGCAGCTTCATCTATGTAGACGACGTGGCCAGAGCACTGTGCACCATTctcgtgcgcggcggtgtcggtgAAGTCTACAACATCGCCAGCGAGAGGGAGTTCTCTGTGCACGAGGTCGCGCAGCGGGTCGTTGCAtgtgccgccggcgacgaccACGACAAGGTGATCGCTGCCTCTCGCGCGGACTTCGATGCCTCCTATGTGCGTTACGTAGCGGATCGCGCCTACAATGACGCGCGGTACTGCACCGGAAGCGAgaagctggcggcgctgggctGGGCGCAGGAGGTCTCGTTCGAAGAGGGGCTGCGCCGTACCGTCGGCTGGTATCGCAGGCATCCTTTGAAGGCTGGCGGGTACTGGAGAGGTGCAGGTGAGGCTGGCGCCACGGCCCCTTGCACCGACCAGCCGTATCTTTTATGAGAAGAGAAAAGACCCTTTTCCTTGTGTGACGCCTTCACCGCCACGCTCCATCCCCTGCATGCccttgctgccgccgcacgcgcgtccCATGGCGTGCGGAGGATGACGGGAGCCGTAGAGGTGAACGAGAAGAGACAGCAGGGGTCATGGcaagcagacacacacacacacacacacacgcacacaccatgCACAAGGAGACAAGTAGCGCttgatgtgtgcgtgtgtgtgcgcgcgagctGCACTGTATCCCTCTTCATCTCTACACGAAGGAGGGCATTTCTCGGGTGCCACTGCATACGCAAGACGAGCCAGTAAAGGCACGAAAGTGTAAGTCGTGGTGCGAGGGAAGTGAAGGTGGGGCTGCTGAGCAGCCCCACCCGCTGCAATCCTCTTCGGTGTCTCGCCTTACGActacacacacccacaccgcatatgcacgctgctgcactcATGTCCCTTCATCTTCGCTCCTCCAtgtctctgcctctgtgGTGTACCTCGCGGACTTTTGCATTttggcgcacgcgtgtgcaaCATCGTCTTGCGCTCTGTGCGGTCTCTGCGCTCAAGCTTCAACGAAGTAGCCGTGCTCCgtctttctctgtctttctATTCCTTCGCCTTTCGGCTGTGTGAGCGAGATCCTCCCCCAACCGCCATCACTCCCATCACGTACGTCAACGGTTGCActtgcacgcacgcgcaaagAGGCGTGTGGAGAagcacacgcgtacacagcagcagcagcagcagggcgaAGGACTCAAATCGAAAAGAAACCAGAAAAGTAAAAACAAAACGCTTTCCATGCGCAACGCAGCGGCCGAGACGCTCTTGAGCACCGTCAGCACCACCGGCATGGCGCTGACGGAGGACGGCTTTGCGGAGTACATGGACGAGGCTGACCCGCTTCGTGAGCACCGCAGCTCGTACCACATTCCCATGATGCGTGACGGCACCCAGTTCTCGTACTTTGCTGGGAACGCGCTGGGGCCGCAGCACGTCGGCGTGGAGGCCTCTATGGCGGCCTTCCTCAAGAAGTGGCGCGAGCAGGCAGTTGAGGGGCACCTCATGCAGCCCACGCCGTGGTTCGAGATTGACCAGATGTGTGTCAAGGACATGGCAGCCATCGTGGGTGCCAAGGACACGGAGGTGGCCATCATGAACACGCCCACGGTGAACCTGCATCTTCTCCTGAGCACCTTCTACCACTCACAGGGCAGCAAGAAGAAGATCATGATAGATCCTCATAGCTTTCCGAGCGACGGCTACTGCCTCCTCTCGCAGCTTGAGACACGCGGGCTGAACCCCGCCGAGGACCTTATCAAGATCACGGCGCCGGGCACCAAGGACTGGAACGGCCCCGTCACTGCGATCCCGATGGAGGCTTTCCTCTCGGCCATAGACAAGCGCGGCGACGAGACGGCCGTAATCATCGTGTCAGCTGTACAGCACCTCACAGGGCAGTGGCTCGATATCCCTGCCATCGTAAAGGCCGCGCACGCCAAGAAGatcctcgtcggcgtcgacTGCGCCCACGCCGTGGGCAacgtgccgctgcacctccatGACTGGGACGTCGACTTTGCGTTCTGGTGCACGTGCAAGTACCTGAGCAGTGGGCCCGGCAGCATCGGTGGTGTTTTCGTCCACAACAAGCACACATCCGGCGCCATCCCGCTCAATCACCTGAGCAGGCGCTGGGGCAGCGAAATCCAGAGTTGCTTCCCGAAGCACCACAGCCTCGAGCCGGCGACAGGCGCCTCGGAACTGCACATCAGCACCCCATCGGCTGCATGCTATATGATTCTGGCGCCGTCACTGAAGCTGATGGCGTCGGTTGGCATGGAGGCGATCCGGCAGAAGTCGTTGCTGCTTACGGCCTACCTGGAGCTGCTTTTGAGTGAGCTCGTGCCTCCAGGCTGCATCGAGATTGTGACACCGGCGGACCCGAACCAGCGCGGCGCCCAGCTCTCGCTCCGCATTCTTCCAAATAAGCTCAAGTCCGGCCAGGCGGCCGCTCCGGGGTACcagtgcggcgccggcggggcTGACGAGATGGACGACGCCTCCCTGCTGCAACGTCAGCTGCTTGACGAGGGCGTCATGATTCACAGATGCTCCCCAGACGTGGTGCctgtggcgccggcgcccaTGTACAACAGCTTCGCGGACGTCCTGCGTGCTGTACGCATCATTGCCTCCCTCTTCTAGTCGAACGAGTGCAGCGCAAAAAAGGATGCGATGACGGGGTAAGGAGGGGCAGCACAAGGGTCCGTCAATAGGGATGCATCCGTGCTAACTGCGCGTGCGTagacgtacacacacgcgagcggggaggaggggggagggaagagctGGGTCCTAGGGGGCCACTGCACCACAACTATTTTCGCTgctttccctctctcgctcaaCTTACAcactctccctctgtgcgtAGCGCCCTTCTTATCCCCACCCTGCCGCTTcccttttcgtgtgtgtgtgtatgtcgTCGTGTTGTGTTCTCTCACCTATGCTCGGCAGCAATCagtccctcctcctttctcgTGCCTCTGGCAGCCGTACGTGACGCTCGTGTGCGGGTATCAGTATGGGTTCGGGCACTCGGTGTAGTCGTATGTCtatgtgcctgtgtgtgtatgggtgcatgtgtgcgggTATGATGGACATGCAATTCCCAATGCCTTCCATGTGCGGCATCGCTTCcctgctctccctcgccaTGTGCTGAGCGCCGCTCACGAAGGTACGGCGGTGATGTGCTCACAAGTGCCGCGTGTGCAGGTCTGTGCACGCGCGTCTCCCTTTCGCTATCGCTCGTTCTCCGTTTTCTGCGCGTtgcttctctgtgtgcgcatgAAAGTGTACTCGCGTGCATCGATGTAGGAGTGGTCCCAGAGGTGCGAGCAAGGCGGCGCAAACCGATGTACACCGCCTCCATCCCGtctgcttctcttccccttgGAGAGcgtgtgagggggggggcgtatTGGGCGTGCGtcgacggtgcagctgcctcTCACCGCAGAAGACCTCTGTTGCTGTCTTTCTCTTGCCTACCAGATGCAACGTGCTTTGAAGAACTGAGGCAGTGGCGGGCCATGGGCACCCGCTCACgcaaaggaaaaaggaaaaTGCACGCGCCCCACGCGATTGTgcagaagggggggggcaagaaACTGCTTTGCGTGTGAcgtccccaccaccaccaccaccaccatcacagCCGTATCCATCTCTTCCCGGATGCCACATCCCTaacctctctccctccctctttccctcctttcGGTTCTCCtgccctgctgcggcgactgcAGCTACTTCTTGTTGTGCTCTTGTAGTGGCTCCCTCTTCTGTGCGCTAGCCTCTCGCACCTTACTCACTCCCACGCCCTGCCGTCCACAAGCAACCATATAAATCGGACGCTAAGCCTAATCACTGTGCCCATGGCGGACTACACGtacggcaccgccacccgccACGCCCACGGTGTCGACAGCACGTCTACCCTCGATGACCCGGGCCTGCTCGGCAGGCTGGTCAAGTCTGCAAAGAGCGCGCACAGCACTCTCGGCCGTGCGCTGGACACAAACCTGTCGAACCAGCGCTTTGGCGGGGCGGAGATGGAGCCGAGCGCGCTGACGATCAACTGGCGCGAGCGAAGGCGCCAGCTGCGACTGCAGCAAGAGATGCAAGGCGCATGCGACGACATTCACCTGCGCGCGACGGGGAGGCAAAGGGAGCAGCGCAGTGGCGTTTTAGGGGCATCAGCGACCGGTCAAGTaccatgcgcagcagccgcgtccaCACTATCAGCGGCAGGCACGGCCATGGGCGGCACCGCTGAAACGTCGCAGTTGTTTATCCCGGCACTACCGACGATGGCGCCATCCatgacggccgccgccgacgatgGCACGGAGGCCCTCGGTGGCACGAAGATCGGCGGTGACGACCGTGGCTACGTCACCCTCATTGGGGCAGTTCCGACCTACAATACAACGCGACTAATTGAAGACAACTACGAGCTTATCAGCAGCTTTCGCGCCTACCGCACGGACGCACTACGGACGGAGCAGCAGGCTGCCCTCCGTGACGTCTCGGCACCCCACCCCGACCTTCTCCAGCAACTAGCACCGCTGGTTCAGCAGGAGCAAGGCAGCGAAGCAGGCCAGCAGCATCTGCTCGTAGATCAAGAAACGCTCCCGTatcacctccgccagcgctACACACAAGCCCGTGCGTCGCAGTCGACATCGGCGGCGCATGCagatgcggctgctgcggcagcggacggAGGCGATGACGCTGCGGCACATAGCCCTGCGTCTCCGCGGCAGGCGGACGACACGGCGCCGatgaccgccgccgccaagggcACGTGGGCCTTCACCTGCCAAGGTCGTCCGGACATAACGGGCGCGCAATACAGCGGCCCGGTCGCTGGTACTGGCGGGAAGGGTGGTAGCGAGccctgccgtcgtcgcctcATCGGCCATCGCCAACCATGCCTCGGCCAGTACCACGTGCGCTACACCGTCGTCGAGCCGCGTGTCGTCGGCGGCTACGTGGCACCACATGCCCCGAAGATGGACAAACAGCCGCAGGGCGAGGCAAGCGCGCGAAaagacgccggcggcgcagaggcaaCGCATCGTACCAACAGCGCTGCGGGCGACAACGGCTCCAACTTGGGCTACACGCAGCGAGAAGACTGGCTCTTGACTACGAATCAGCACGGGTCGCGCAACGGGAGCGCCGACACTGCCGCgcaccgtggcggcagcacgcaTGGCCGTAACATCAAGGGCAGCTCCATGTTCATCTCAGAGTCGCCGCGGCAGATGAAGCACGGCACAGCAGCCCCTGATATCTTTTACTGGCCGTACCCCGATGTGCGCTCGACTGTGAAGCGTGTATCTTGCCTTGTGCAGCTTGACAACCCTAccacgcaccgccgcaggGAGCCGCTCGTCTCAGGAGTGCCGGCCTCGGTGTACGAGGTGTGCGGCGATATCGCGGCTCACCAGCCACGGATCGTGACTATGAATCAGACAACTGGACGCGACTCGCACTGGTACAATCGAACACCGCCTAAAGTCCTCGGCGAGCCGCTGGATGTAGATGAAGCACTGCGCGCGACGCGACCAAAGGAGCGAGCTGCAACGTTGCTGCCCTGTGCGCACGCAAGTAACCCGAACACGGATCCAGCGCATGCGCTGGCCCCGGTGGACACAAGCGTCTCTGTCGAGCGCAATTTAGCATATCCACAGTCCTTCATTGGCGGCTCAAcgcagctggagcgcatcCGTGATTTTGGTAAGATCCTCAGCCGAGACAAGcgggaggcgctggcgctgcgcaacatcggcagcggtgcgggcAATGACGTGCTTCCCGGAGAAGCCGAGGAAGCGTGCGAGTGGACGCGGAGACGTAGCCACTCTGCCTTGATACACCCCCGCGCGCCTGGTCATCAACCATTGCACGCGCCGAACGCTACCGAGCTCGGTGAAGTGCCCTCACTGACCCTAACGAAGCCCCGCTCGGGGTGCACGACTGATCTCGGCAAGGGTACAGCCAGGCCGATGAACCTCCTACCGCTGCATGACCTCACATACGACCCGGAGCCAGGCTATGTGCTGATAGGGCCACGCGTGAAGGGGACACCGTCGATCGCCCGCACTGCGACACGTCAACAGGTGCAGTCATGGACTGCGGGGAAGGGCTGCGGTGCCCCGGTGATGTACGATCCGACAGACTACCTGGCCCCACACGTCAAGTCGGTGCCTGACTTCGAGAAGCAGATTACGAAGGAGCGCGAGTTCCGCGGCCACCGGGTCCAGTCAGAGCGGTACCTGCAGCTTTTTCCCTCCGCCCCTGGGCCCGGCCACTACACGGTCAACTACAAGCAAGTGGAGTAGTGAGTGAAGCTGAGGGTGCAACGAGAGAGAACAAAGAAAAGTGATAGGCACCAGTGCGTTTactctctctgcgtgcgtgcgtgtatgtgcatgtgcacgcCCGTCTCCTCTTTCTGCACTCGGACCTCTGCGCGGTGGAGGACTCGGCGGCTCTgatagacacacacacacacacacacgcacacacacacacacacacacgtgcacacacatgtgCATACACCCACATAGAGGGAGGAGTCTGCCCGttgctgtctctctctctatctttttttttgtgtggtGCTCTCCCGTGCCTGCTCGCGTGCTTTCCTTCGATTTTGttcctttcctcctccgtctttcCTCACTGCCACGACCTCACTCATGTATActgcctctcccttcccACCACTTTATCTTCACCTCCCTCTTGCCCCGCTCCCTCCTTCattcgtgtgcgtgcgggccCTTGTAGGTTTCATTCCTGtgtctccgtgtgtgtgtgtgcgtgctcccGCGCACATCTACCCTCACGTCGCGCTTTCTCCCGTTTCTTTCATAATACAAAATGTTTCTTCCCTCTTATACTCCtcgtgtgtgtcggtgggGTGTTGGTGCATCTTCTGATGCGCAGTTGAGCACCTGCGTCTGCCGTGGCGACATGTGGTGGCTaaaccccctccctcccccctcacacacacacacacacacagcgactTGATGTACAACACACTCGTCTTGCCTTTACTTTGTTGCCGACGTCGTCGCTGACGACTTCGTTGCTGCGCCCCCTCATGTCCCTTGGCATTAGTACTGCTGGTTGGCCGCTTGGGtgtccgtgtgcgcgtgttcgcACGCCTACGTGGATGCGCATGCGTTGAGGGTGCTGAGATCATGGCCGTCATGTGCGTGCACCAAAGGGCAACCTGGCGTCACCGAGCGCAATGACGAAAGAGAAGATACGACCCGCACGGGAGGGAAGGGCGGACGCTGGCGTCGTCACGGCCGCTGCGTATGCCACGGCGCGCCGACTGACAGTGCCCAAATGGCGACAAAAACAGCGACAGAGGGTTGCCACGCAGGGAGCCACGCAAGCCCCATTCACCGTCTCAGTGGGGTTGCTCCCTTACTCTCTCTACAACTGCGAGAACAGTCATTGCCCCTTCCCCCGTCTCTTGTCTttatacacgcacacgcacacacatgcgaaCAAGGAGTCAGTgcgtgctgtgctgtgctgaAATGATGAGCGATGCGTGCACTGCTTAGCATTTGTTCATAAAGGGCATACGTCCTTTCCGGcttctcgcctcctccctttccttACCTTTCCTTACCTtccctcccgccctcccgctcgctcgctccttTCCCGCATACACGGACGCACATCAGGTCCGTCGTACGCCGTTACGTGCCCGCCATCTCTGCGGCGCTATTCAttccacctccctcctccacacacgtTCGTTTCTCGTTCCCCGTTGGCGTGTTTGTTTGTCCTCACTCCCGACGTTGGCGGCCGTCTTGCATCGcttcccgccctcccccgccccctcgcGTACGCGTCTGTACACCGGGATCGCCCGCTCATCTCTGCATACAGTTCTTCTGTTCGTTGCATCTATAGCAAACTTCTAGTTTCTCGTGTCAGTCATGCGCGGTGGCAGTCCACCGCAGGCGGCTGGCGGCCGTCTCAACTCCAGCCCCGCCGCTTCCATGCCGAGTGGCGAGTTGTCGTCTGCCTCGTCGACGAGCGCCTACGCCGGCGGCCTCTCGTCGGCGCCCGTTCCGGCGGGAGCCAAGGAGAGGGCCCAGAACGGCAAGAAGGCCGCCTTCACCCGCAGAGGCATCCTCGGCTGCGTGAAGCAGCGAATCTTTGCTGAAATGCTTGACCCCGTGGAGGGTGACTACAATATAGTGGTGTGCGACAACAAGGGGGCCGAGATCCTCAGCacatgcgtgcgcatgcacgaCTTGATGGACCACGGCGTGACTCTCGTCGAGGATCTTGGCATGCCACGTCAGCCggtgctcagcagcgccgccatctACCTTATCGAGCCCACCGAGGAGTCCGTGCGCCGGGTGATGAATGACTGGCAGGCGAAGAACATGTACCGCGAGGCGCACGTTTTCTTCACCTCGTCTTCGTCGGAACGACTCATTCAGATCATGGCCTCGGAGCCGCGCCTCGTGCAGGCCATCAAGACCTTGAAGGACATGTTGCTCGACTTTGAGGTTCCAGAAAGCTTGCTCTTCAACTTCTGCATGCACAGCGACATCCAGAGACTTTTCCCACCCGACGTGGCGCTCTCCGGAGGGTGCCAGAACATCCTCAGCGAGGTCGCCACGCGGCTGGTGTCCGTCTTCTTCACCATTGGTGCCGGCGTACCAACGGTGCAGTACCAGGGCAACAGTCAactggcgcagcaggtggcgcGCATCTTCATTGACCAGGCCGCCCAAGCATCGCGCACGAACCCGGCCACGTTCCGCATGTCCAGCGCTGCGACGCcatgtggcggtggcgcggcagaCGAGTCCCCGCTGCTCATCCTCGTAGACCGCTCCTTCGACGCCGTGGAGCCGCTCATGCACGAACGCACGTATCAGTGCCTGCTGAACGACCTCATGCCTATCGAGAACAACATCTACGAGCAGACCTACGAGGGTCGCTCCGGGCAGGAGGcaacgcgcagctgcccgaTCGACGAGCATGACCCGTATTGGTGCCAGTACCGCCACAAGTTCTTTCCTGTCTGCCTCCTCGAGTTCCCGAAGAAACTGCAGAGCTTGATGGCGGCCAACCCGAACCTTGTGGCGGGCATGAGAAGACTGAACAGCGGGTACGGGGCGGGAAGCAAACTCGGTGATGTCGGCAGCGCCATTCGTGCCCTGCCGGAGTTTCAGGAACAGCAGGCGAAGATCTCCCTGCACATCGACATCTGCACCAAGATCATGGACCGCTACAGGCAGCAgaagctggcggaggtgtgCGAAGTGGAGCAGGACGTCGCCACCGGGCGACGACCGTTCAAGGAGCTGTACGACAACATCCACCGCCTGACAGCGGACGTCTCTCTGCCGcttggcgtgcgcgtgcgtctcaTCCTGCTGCTGATTGCTGGCACAAACACGCGCGAGTTCTCCGAGGCGAAGAAGCTTATGCTTCTGCAGGAGGCCGGGCTCAGCAGCCAGGCCGACCTCTGCAACTCCTTTTCTATGCTCATCTCGCGAACGGGCCAGctgccgcaggaggcggcagcgcagggcACCGACAGCGATGCGAACAACGGCGGCTGCAACGGCGGAAACGGCAAGAACCCCAGCGTCTCACTCGCGCGCCGCTCTCTGCGCATGAACCGCACAGGTGTCCAGGGCGTGAGCGGCTCGCCGGGCGGCAACGCGCAGGCGAACGCGGCTAACGAAGGTGATGAAAATGCGAGTGCCCCAGCGGCGGACCTGTACCGGAACCAGGCATACTTGATACTccgtgccgccgcgagcAGCACACTCAGCACGTCGGACTTCCCCATCTTCCGTACCAGCTTCGGTGGTGGGCGTGGTGGCAGCCTTCGCggagcactgcagcagcgacgcgcgcttcgtgctgctggcggtggcaacGAGGGTATCGACTTTGGCGGCCTTGCCGGTGGAAACACCAAACTGACGCTCGACCTGGGCCACGAGGGAAAGTTTGCGCTAAAGACACGACGCCGCATTGTACTGTTCGTGTTGGGCGGCGTAACGTACGGTGAGGTGCGTGCCGCGTACGAGATCGCGCAGACCGCGCATGTGGAGGTGTTTGTGGGCGGCACGTCGCTATTGACTCCAGATAGGTTCCTTTCTAGTCTGAACTCTCTGCGCTAAACAACGGAGGTACACGTTAAGTCCCGTTCCCATTTCCCTTGCCTTGTGCGGAGGGGCAAGCAGAGGAAGCGTTGGTGACATATTTGCGCTCGCGCACGCGATACCCGGTGCGCGCTCGACCttggcagctgccgccgtcacgcgcctgcacgcacatacacacactcCTGTGCCGAAGCTGTGAAGTGTTCTTTTTTCGTTACTTATTCTGCGTGCCATGTAAAAGTGCTTGGGTatgcttctgctgctgcgtagCAGGTTGTATGCACCTGTGCGTGTACGGCttgtctctctgcctgtctctctctgggCACACCCGAAGAATCTTAG harbors:
- a CDS encoding putative GDP-mannose 4,6 dehydratase — translated: MPLNGTAGAGAPSPSAHPQAGTASCTRSSTTDLTEHPAVPTAHSEAHARGLLQSLPGNRILVTGGSGFIGSAFIRHLLMYAPASVHVFNLDTLEYCAGVDAVLGPLAATRDDDRAAADSRAPASEGANGTVASCFLSCDVSPVSRYHFIAGSILDATRVLEALRTHHIDIIVHMAAQTHVDHSFSRSILFTQVNVVGTHTLLECARQYGQLTRFLYMSTDEVYGETPATAQPANEASTVLCPTNPYAATKAAAEHLVSAYYHSFKLPMLISRGNNVFGPGQYPEKVIPSFIVHALRRERLPIHGDGHHQRSFIYVDDVARALCTILVRGGVGEVYNIASEREFSVHEVAQRVVACAAGDDHDKVIAASRADFDASYVRYVADRAYNDARYCTGSEKLAALGWAQEVSFEEGLRRTVGWYRRHPLKAGGYWRGAGEAGATAPCTDQPYLL
- a CDS encoding putative kynureninase; translated protein: MRNAAAETLLSTVSTTGMALTEDGFAEYMDEADPLREHRSSYHIPMMRDGTQFSYFAGNALGPQHVGVEASMAAFLKKWREQAVEGHLMQPTPWFEIDQMCVKDMAAIVGAKDTEVAIMNTPTVNLHLLLSTFYHSQGSKKKIMIDPHSFPSDGYCLLSQLETRGLNPAEDLIKITAPGTKDWNGPVTAIPMEAFLSAIDKRGDETAVIIVSAVQHLTGQWLDIPAIVKAAHAKKILVGVDCAHAVGNVPLHLHDWDVDFAFWCTCKYLSSGPGSIGGVFVHNKHTSGAIPLNHLSRRWGSEIQSCFPKHHSLEPATGASELHISTPSAACYMILAPSLKLMASVGMEAIRQKSLLLTAYLELLLSELVPPGCIEIVTPADPNQRGAQLSLRILPNKLKSGQAAAPGYQCGAGGADEMDDASLLQRQLLDEGVMIHRCSPDVVPVAPAPMYNSFADVLRAVRIIASLF
- a CDS encoding putative syntaxin binding protein 1, which codes for MRGGSPPQAAGGRLNSSPAASMPSGELSSASSTSAYAGGLSSAPVPAGAKERAQNGKKAAFTRRGILGCVKQRIFAEMLDPVEGDYNIVVCDNKGAEILSTCVRMHDLMDHGVTLVEDLGMPRQPVLSSAAIYLIEPTEESVRRVMNDWQAKNMYREAHVFFTSSSSERLIQIMASEPRLVQAIKTLKDMLLDFEVPESLLFNFCMHSDIQRLFPPDVALSGGCQNILSEVATRLVSVFFTIGAGVPTVQYQGNSQLAQQVARIFIDQAAQASRTNPATFRMSSAATPCGGGAADESPLLILVDRSFDAVEPLMHERTYQCLLNDLMPIENNIYEQTYEGRSGQEATRSCPIDEHDPYWCQYRHKFFPVCLLEFPKKLQSLMAANPNLVAGMRRLNSGYGAGSKLGDVGSAIRALPEFQEQQAKISLHIDICTKIMDRYRQQKLAEVCEVEQDVATGRRPFKELYDNIHRLTADVSLPLGVRVRLILLLIAGTNTREFSEAKKLMLLQEAGLSSQADLCNSFSMLISRTGQLPQEAAAQGTDSDANNGGCNGGNGKNPSVSLARRSLRMNRTGVQGVSGSPGGNAQANAANEGDENASAPAADLYRNQAYLILRAAASSTLSTSDFPIFRTSFGGGRGGSLRGALQQRRALRAAGGGNEGIDFGGLAGGNTKLTLDLGHEGKFALKTRRRIVLFVLGGVTYGEVRAAYEIAQTAHVEVFVGGTSLLTPDRFLSSLNSLR